The stretch of DNA GTTCTTCCCCAATCAAAATCCGCTCTTTCATTTTCTTCCTGTCCAGCGTCAGGACAAACAAAATCCTCTCAAAACATGGCTCATGCCGTATAAACTGATTCTCCATCCCTATCCCCTGCCTTTGTTTATGGTAATTATATAATTCAGTTATATCCGTTACACTCATGGTATCGCAGAATCATTGTTTTGTCAAGGATAGTACGCTATGATGATTGCGGTTGGTAATTTCGTACCGCACAGTACCTTGACAAGTGAATGACCGTCCAAAAGGGATATGACCGGCAGGAGAAGTGACGCATTCGGCGCACCAATGCAGGGAAACACCGCAGGAATGGGGCAGGAAAACGGCTTTTGGGGAGAACGGCAACAGGAAGCATTTTAACCTATTTGATTTATGGGAGGAACAGAATGAACGATAAAAAGAGATTGAACAGCTACGAGGATTTACCGCTGGTTCTGGATGTGGCGGACATTCAGCGGATTATGGGAATTTCAAGAGCGAGCGCCTATGAGCTGGTACACACACCCGGCTTTCCAGCGTTCCGCAGGGGCAGACTTATCAAGGTCAGCAAAATTGCTTTCTTTGAATGGATGGCAAAAGGCTCCGAAACCGTACCGGGAAGCGACAAATAAGCGTGAGGTATCATTCCCTGACTTGCAATACTGCCGCACTTTCCAAAGGGGCATACAGAGGGAAAAAAACTTAAAAATGATACCGAGACGCTACATCAAAACAGCCTATCTGCGTACATCAGATAGAAACGGAGAAAGGAGCCGGTTATGGCAAGAATGAGTAACAAGCGGCGGTTGGAATGGTCTTTCTTCTTAAATGACCGCAGCCGTATCACTTACAACGAACTGTGCCGGAAATGCCAGCACGAATGTAAACAGAGCTTCCGGGCGGTTGTGGTTGACTGCCCGAAGTATCTTTCCAAGCGTTCCAAGAAAAAGGACAAGACTGCCGGAAACGGCAAAATCCCTTAGGAACTAAGGGCGCACTTCTATACATAGTCTAAAGACCATGTATCGTGCGTCCTGCGGAGCTTACCTCTGCCGCTGATAAAATCAGCAATCCGAGGTCTGCGTTCGCTTCGCTCCGACAAGGTGGCTACACCCCCTTGCGCCGCTAAAGCGGCTATCCCCTGTGTACCCGCCGCAAAGAGAAATCCGCTCTGCGGTTTTCCCTTTTCATCGGGTTTTATAGAAGCACTGACACACGGACTGTCTGCGGATGGTCTTTCTTTATCTTATCAGCAAAGGATGTGAGAACATGGAAAAATCTTTGGAACAGTTGAAGCAGGAATATGAAAAAACCACTGTCCTGCTGGAACAGGAAAAACGGAAAATGCAGCGTTTGAAAAACCGGCAGGCGTATCTGGAAAGCGGTTCCCGGAAACAGAGGACGCACCGGCTGATTACCCGTGGGGCAGCTATTGAGAGCATTGCACCACAGACAAAGGAGCTATCCGAAGCGGAATTTTATTCCCTCATGGAAAGCATTTTGAATCTGCCGCAGGCGGAGCATTTCATCCGGTCTGCCACAGAGAACCACGCCCGTATTTCCGGGCAGGAGAAAGGCGGTGACTAAGGATAGCACTTTATCATTTTTCAATCGCACAGATCAAGCGCAGCGCCGGTCAGAGCGCCATTGCCAGCGCAGCCTATCGAGCCGGGGAGCGTCTTTACAGCAGCTACTATGGAGAAGTCAGCGACTACACCAAAAAGGGCGGCGTGATCGCTTCGGAAATCATGCTGCCGCCCCATGCGCCGGAAATATATCTTGACCGGGCGACCCTCTGGAATGCTGTGGAGAACTGCGAGAAACATCCAAAAGCACAGCTTGCCTATTCCTTTGATATTGCCATGCAGAATGAATTGACGCTGGAAGAAAACATGGAGCTGGCGAGGAAGTTCGTACAGGAGCAGTTTGTGACAAAAGGCATGATTGCCGACCTTGCTTTTCACAGCCCGGAGAAAGAGGACGGCGGCATCCCTAACCCGCATTTTCATGTGATGACAACCATGCGCCCTTTGAACCCGGATGGCACATGGGGACAAAAACAGCGTCGGGAATATCTTCTTGATGAAGATGGAAACCGAATCCGGGATAAAAACGGCGATTATATGTTTAACGCTGTCCATACAACAGACTGGCATGAGCCGGAAACGCTGGAACACTGGCGGGAGCAGTGGGCGGCTGCCGTTAATACAAAATTTGAGGAAAAAGGGCTGGATGTGCGTATCGACCACCGTTCCTATGTGCGGCAGGGGCTTGACCTGATACCTACTGTCCACGAGGGAGCTAATGTCCGGCAGATGGAAGCAAAGGGCATCCGCACCGAGAAAGGGGAACTGAACCGCTGGATTAAAGCCACCAACCGGCTCATGCAGGATGTGAGGAAGAAGATCAAAGCCCTGTTTGTCTGGATGGCAGAGGTAAAAGAAGAACTTTCCAAACCGCAGACACCGAGCCTTGCCGACCTGTTGATCGCTTATTACAACCAGCGCAACGCAGGGGCATGGAGCAATAAAGCCAGAACCGGAAACTTAAAGCAGTTTGCCGAAGCCGTCAATTATCTGACGGAAAACAAGCTGCTCACATTAGAGGATTTGCAGGAGCGTCTTTCCTCTGTCAACGAAGAATTTGAAGCGTTAAGCGACTCCATGAAAAAGAAATCTGCCCGGATAAAGGAATTGCAGGAATTGATACGGGAGGGCGAGAATTACCAGCGGCTAAAACCTGTTCATACGGAATTGAACAATATCAAGTTTAAGAAACAGAGGGAGAAATTTGAAACATCCCACGATGCGGAGTTACGGCTGTTTTATGCCGCCCGCCGTATTTTGAAAGAAAAACTGGACGGAAAACCCATTGCCCTGAAAGCATGGAAACAGGAATACGCACAGTTAAAAACAGAGTATGCCGAACTGTCTCCGCAGCACAAGCCACTCCGGGAGGAAGTCATACGGCTACGGCAGGTGCAGAACGCCGTAGATACCGCACTGCGCCGGAGGGAGCAGCCACAGGCAGTACAGAGAAAGAAACATGAGATGGAGCTATGATATAACCGGCAGCTTTACCGCTACCAGTATTTTTATGGAGGGAGCATTTGAATGTATTTGAAGCGGTGAAACAGTCTGTTACCACCCGGCAGGCTGCTTCATTCTATGGAATCCGGGTGGGGAGAAACGGCATGGTCTGCTGTCCATTCCACAATGACCGCACGCCCAGCATGAAAGTGGACAGCCGCTTTTACTGCTTCGGCTGCGGGGCTTCCGGGGATGTGATCGACTTTGCCGCTTTGCTACATGGATTGGGGAAACGGGAAGCTGCGGTCAGGCTTGCGGAGGACTTCGGCGTTTCCTATGAGAAATCCGGCAATGCGCCGCCAGATAGGAAGCGTCACAACAGGTCACAGCCCCGACAAAAATCAGCGGAGCAGAGATTTCAGGAAACGGAACGGTATTGTTTCCGGGTGCTATGCGATTATCTGCGCCTGCTGGAGCATTGGAAAACAGCACACGCCCCACAGCCGCAGGATGCCATCTGGCATCCTCTTTTTGTGGAAGCGTTGCAGAGGATAAGCTACACAGAATACCTTTTGGATATTTTGTTATACGGAGAAATAGAAGAAAAAGCGGCATTGATCGCCGCACAGGGAAAGGAGGTGTTGCGGCTTGAACAGCGAATTTCAGAGCTTGCCGCCGGAAACGCAGGAAGCGGTCAAAAGGACGATGGACACAATGGAACCGGCGCAGACACCGGCAGAAATCCGGGAAACATTAGAGGGGACGCAGAAAGGCGGCGTGAAGAACAGCATCCGAAACTGCCTGACGGTGTTCCAGCGTGACCCTCTGTTTCGCGGGGCGCTGCGCCTGAACCTTTTGACGGAGCAGATTGACATTGTGAAGCCGCTGGGCTGGGAGCGCACCAGTACCACGCTGACCGACATGGACATGAACTACCTGCTTTTGTATCTGGAAGAAAATTACGGGCTTACCAGCGAGAAAAAGGTGCAGAGCGCCATCAAGATTGTTGCCAATGAAAACCGCTACCATCCAGTCAGGGATTACCTGAACAGCCTGCAATGGGACGGCACAGAGCGCATCCGTTACGCCCTGCATCACTTTCTGGGAGCCGATACGGACGAATACACCTATGAAGCCTTGAAACTGTTCCTGATGGGAGCCATCCGGCGGGTATTCAGACCGGGGAGCAAGTTTGAGGTCATGCTCTGTCTGGTTGGTGGTCAGGGAGCCGGGAAATCTACCTTTTTCCGGCTGCTGGCAGGCAGGGACGAATGGTTTTCAGACGATTTGAAAAAGCTGGACGATGAAAATGTGTACCGCAAGCTGCAAGGGCATTGGATTATCGAGATGTCGGAGATGATTGCCACAGCCAACGCCAAGAGTATTGAGGAAATCAAGTCATTCTTAAGCCGCCAGAAAGAAACCTACAAAGTGCCGTATGAGACACATCCGGCAGACCGGCTGCGGCAATGTGTATTTGGAGGGACGACCAACCGGCAGGACTTTTTGCCCCGTGATCGCACCGGCAACCGGCGCTTTCTCCCCGTGACGGTGTACCCGGAACGGGCGGAGGTTCACATACTGGACGATGAAGCGGCGGCGAGGGCGTATATCGAACAGATGTGGGCGGAAGCCATGACGGTTTATCGCAGTGGGAAGTATAAGCTGTCATTCAGCATGGAAATGAACCGATACCTGAACGCCCACCAGCAGGACTTTATGCAGGAAGACACACAGGCCGGCATGATCTACGCCTATTTGGAGGACTACACCGGCGACAGGGTATGTTCCAAGCAGCTTTATGAGGAAGCGCTGGGGAACTTAAATTCCCCGGCAGACTGGGAGACACGGGCAATCTGCGAGATTATGAATACCGGCATTGCGGGCGGCATCATACAGGGCTGGGTAGCCTACAAAAGCCCGAAGCGGTATAAGAAATACGGTTCTCAAAAAGGCTGGGAGCGTGTCAACCAAGCTCCGCCGGAGGGGGACGGTTTTCAGGAAATCACGGAAGAAGAAGCCCGGCAAATGGAACTTCCATTCTGAAAAGCCACCGGTTGACAGTTTGGTTGACGCTTTGGTTGACAGCCGGTTGACGGGGAAAAGCCTGATATTTGGGGCATTTCTCTCCTTTGTCAACCATGTCAACCAAGAAATCAAAGAAAAAGTAAAAAGTAATAATAGAGCGCCTATGGATTGTTTTCAAAGTCTTTTCTGCCGGTTGACACGGTTTGGTTGACACGGAGACAGTCTGCGGCTGTACACCTGTCTGACATTCCCTTGTCGGGCATATTTCATTTATGGAGGTAACTGCCTATGGCAAAAAGCAAAAACGAGAGCAATAACAAAAACAGCGGCACCCTGCTTACCGAAAAAGACGGCACCCAGTATTTTGTCATGGGGAAAGTCCGTATCAAGGTATCGGAGCATTTCGCACAGGATGGGAAGCCGCTTGACAGCCTGCTGGAAGATGTGATCCAGCACGCTGCCGCCGCTTCCTGAAAAAATACGGAATAACGACTGTCAATCAGCCCACGCTTATGATATACTTGTACCAGCGAGTATTGTATAAGCGTGGGTTGTTTCTTTTAGAAGGAGGATTTTTAACCGTGAAACAACCATACAATACAACGATTTATAACACTGCACTATATTTGAGATTGAGCCGTGACGATGAATTACAGGGGGAAAGCGGCAGTATCCAGACCCAGCGCATGATGCTTAGACAGTATGCCGCAGAGCATGGGCTGACCGTTGTAGACGAGTACATTGACGACGGATGGAGTGGGACAAATTTCGAGCGTCCAAGTTTCCAAAGGATGATTGATGACATCGAAGACGGGAAAATCAACTGCGTTGTCACAAAGGACTTATCCCGTCTGGGAAGAAACTATATCCTGACCGGTCAGTACACGGAAATCTATTTCCCCAGCAAGGGAGTACGCTACATTGCCATCAATGACAATGTGGACACCATCAACGGAGAAAGCGAGCTTGCACCGTTCTTAAACATCCTGAATGAAATGCACGCCCGACAGACCAGCAAAAAGGTCAAGGCTGCCATGCACACAAGATTTGCCAATGGCGCACACTATGGAGCCTATGCACCGCTGGGCTATGTAAAAGACCCGGACAAAAAAGGTCATCTTCTGATCGACCCGGAAACACGCTGGATTGTAGAGAAGATTTTTGACCTTGCTGTACACGGGCGTGGAGCCGCCAGCATTACACGGATTCTGGTGGAGGAAAAAGTACCTACCCCCGGCTGGCTGAACTATGAAAGATACGGGACTTTCGCCAATATCTACGCCGGTGCGCCCGCAGAAAAAGCCTATGCGTGGACGATAGCACAGGTCAAGAGCATTTTGAAAGAGGAAACCTACATCGGTCACAGCATTCACAACAAGCAGAGCAACATTTCATTCAAGAACAAGAAAAAGGTGCGGAAGCCGCAGGAAGAATGGTATCGTGTGGAAAATACCCACGAAGCCATCATTTCTGAAGAAGTGTTCCAAAAAGTTCAGGAGCTGATTGCAAGCAGACGCAGGAAACGCAGAAACGGTACGACACAGATTTTCGCAGGATTGATAAAATGTGCAGACTGCGGATGGTCTTTAGCCTATGGGGAAAACAAGCAGAATAAGAACCCATACGGGTACTACCATTGCAGCAAGAACGGGCAGGGATTACGCCAGTGTTCCATGCACTATATCCGCTATGATGTACTGTATGCCTATGTGCTTGCAAGACTGCAATACTGGTCTATGCTGGCACAGAAAGACGAGGACAAGCTGCTGAAACGCCTGCTCAATGCCAGCGACAGGGAAAGAAACTCTGCGAAGAAAAAGCAGGCTGCGGAGCTGAAAAAGGCAGAGAAGCGTAAAGCCGAGGTTGACGGGCTGTTTGCTAAAATGTATGAGGACTGGTCTGCCGGACGCATAACCGAGTATAACTTCAATATGCTGTCCGAGAAGTACCAGAACGAGCAAAAGGAGCTTGAAACAAAAATAAGACAGCTTCACGAAACGATGGAAGCCGCCGTACAGACCGCAGCGGATGCTGAAAAGTGGATTGCCCTGATGAAACAGTATGTCAACCCTGTGGAGCTGACCGCCGAACTTCTGAACACTCTAATTGAAAAAATAACCGTCCACGAAGCTGTCAAGGGCGAGGACGGAAGCCGTGAGCAGGAAGTAGAAATCTACTACCGCTTCATCGGCAAAATCGACTGACCTTTCTTTTTTACCCAACAATATCTTTAATTAAGGGAGACGGGAAACAATATGCCGGATATCAGTATTCTTGTGGATATTGCAGATTATTATGATATCAGTATTCCGGAGATTATCAGTGGGGAAAGGAAAAGCGAGATGATGAACGAAGAAGAAAGAAAAATTGCTAAAACAATGTCAGATTATGCAACTACAGAGAAAGAGAAGATTTTTAAAGAAATGAAGCTCCAAAGTGTCATGGGAGTTTGTGCATTGGTTCTATACTGGATTCTGCATGAAACAGGTGCATATATGTATAATGATGTGTTAGGAAAGCTTGCCGGCTATTGTGAGACCTTGGTATCTGTGTCAGTCATAATGATGGCAGCATTTACGACAGGATCTTTAAGCAAGGTGCGGAGCAAGAGTAGGAAAGTTTTTGTGTTCGAAAATTTCCCAAAACCTATGCAATTAGTTGTAACTGCAGTTGTTGCTTTTGGTGGAGCTGCTGTGCTCAAGCTGGTACTGGTGCATTTTTTCGGCTTATAAGTATTTTCAAAGTTACTGTTCACTGGTAATGTTCCGCGAGGTGTTTTTTGTGAGCGAAGGTCACAGAAAACCAGAGACATACTGCGCGAATTTATGCGATCAGCATAAATTCTGTGCATCGCGAAGCGTGTTACTGAGAACGGAGTGAACAGTAACTTTTCAAATTCGTATTACATACTATGGAAAAAGAACTTTTTGACATTTTCACAGATGCGTGATAATATGATTTTAGAAATAGAGTGCTACCGATAGACGGTTAGTACGTTTTACTATTAAGATATCAAAGATAACCGCTTAGTTTGCAGACAGGGCGGTTATTTTTGTGGTTTATGATTATTTTTGCCTAATGTATATCCGATACTAAAGCTGGTTAAGCCGAAGCTCACTACTGCTATGAAGTCAACAATACTCATTGGCTTAGCCTTCCTTTCCAGTGGATTCCCTTTCGGGTTTCTATGTAATCAGAGGGGTGCTGAGTGCCGGCGGCACTCGTTTAGCACCGACCGTAACGGAGTGTAGACCACAGTCCCTCTGTTGAAGGACTAACCGCCTACCGTTATGGTAGCACCCATGTTCAGATTATAATAATAAAAAATTACGGGCGCAATAAGAAAATGGCAGAGGAAGTAGTAGGCGTTGGCAATAAAGAATTTAGGACAACCTTATTCCAGTAAACGAAAAAATGGCAGATTCCAGGATCATGATTCTGTCATCCAGGGTCATTGATAAGGTAAAGAGCCTTGAGGAAGAGAATGTTCTGGTAGTAGCAGGCCGTGGAGTGCGAAATGAAAAGGAGGTGGAAATTAAAATTTTATCAGAACTGAAAAAAATCCCGGAGTAGAAATACTTTGGGATTTTTTTGAAAGGTTGACTTTTACACGGTAAAGTGTAATACTTATTGTAAGTGACGAATGTGAGGAGTGTTTTTTATGCCGGATGATAAAGTACTGCAGGTAGCGATACTTATATGGGGATGTGCATTTTGTGCCATAGTTGCATTATGTATGTTTCTGAGCAGTAATTATGACAGGGAAAAGCGTCGGTATCTTATCCTGATGGAGAGTTTTGCTTCTCTGTTATTGCTGATGGATGCCATGGCGCATATTTTCAGCGGATATCCCGGAGTTCCGGGCAGTGTGATGGTTCGGATTTCGAGTTTTCTCGTATTCGTTTTAACAAATGTAGCAAGAATTCTCCCACCTCTTCAGGTGGTGAGATGAATTGCACATCTGATCATATCTGCTCAAAAAAATCTCTATAGTATAAAAGAAACACTTGTTCTCCCTTCCCTGATGTAGTATACTGAAAAAAGAACAATTAGTTCATAAATACATATCCGTCGGTATAAGAAAAAGGATGATAAATATAATGGAGTTAGACCACGAAAGATGCATTCTGGAGTCAGATCTTCTGTCTGCTCAGTGCAGGCGGAGCAACGATTGAAACGATACGGCAGTATATAGAAAGCCAGGGTGAGAAGAATGAACCGCGCCGTAAAAATAAGGATCTATCCAAATAAAGAGCAGAGAGTTCAGATAGAGCAAACAATCGGCTGCAGCCGCTTTATCTATAACCAGATGCTTGCAGATAAGATCAGCTATTACCAGAAAGAAAAAAAGATGCTCCGGAACACACCGGCCGGATATAAAAAGGAATATCCATGGCTGAAAGAGGTGGATTCCCTTGCCCTGGCGAATGCGCAGCTGCATCTGGAAAGTGCGTTCCGGAAGTTTTTTCGGGAACCAGCCTGTGGATTTCCACGTTATAAATCAAAGAAGCATGTAAGAAATTCATATACGACCAATGCACTAAATGGAAATATCCTTTTGCAGGATACCCATCTGAAGCTTCCAAAGATGTCCGTCATAAGGATAAAACTTCACCGTCAGATTCCATCAGACTGGAAACTGAAGTCTGTAACTGTGAGCCGTGAGCCATCCGGGAAATATTTTGCCAGCCTTTTGTTCTGCTGTGAGGACCAAACAGTGGAAAAAAGACCGGCAGAGAGATTTCTTGGGATCGATTTTGCCATGCAGGGAATGTGTGTATTTTCTACAGGAGAAAGAGCCGGGTACCCTATGTTTTACAGAAAAGCAGAGAAAAAACTTGCAAGAGAACAGAGAAAGCTCTCCCACTGTGAAAAAGAAAGCCGGAACTATCAGAAACAGAAAAAAAGAGCAGCTTTATGTCATGAAAAGATAAAGAATCAGAGAAAAGATTTCCAGCATAAGCTCAGCAGGGAGCTTGCGGAAAGATATGATGCAGTATGTGTGGAAGATCTGAATCTGAAGGGAATGTCCGGAGGGCTGCACCTTGGGAAAGGTGTGCAGGATAACGGGTACGGGCAGTTTCTGTTCATGCTGGGATACAAGTTGGAAGAATGCGGAAAACATCTTATAAAAGTAGACCGTTATTTTGCATCCAGCAAGATCTGCAGTGTATGCGGACATAAGAAAAAGGAACTGGCATTGTCGGATAGAATGTATGTTTGTGAATGTGGAAATAGGATGGACCGGTATGTGAATG from Blautia sp. SC05B48 encodes:
- a CDS encoding CHC2 zinc finger domain-containing protein, whose translation is MNVFEAVKQSVTTRQAASFYGIRVGRNGMVCCPFHNDRTPSMKVDSRFYCFGCGASGDVIDFAALLHGLGKREAAVRLAEDFGVSYEKSGNAPPDRKRHNRSQPRQKSAEQRFQETERYCFRVLCDYLRLLEHWKTAHAPQPQDAIWHPLFVEALQRISYTEYLLDILLYGEIEEKAALIAAQGKEVLRLEQRISELAAGNAGSGQKDDGHNGTGADTGRNPGNIRGDAERRREEQHPKLPDGVPA
- a CDS encoding virulence-associated E family protein gives rise to the protein MDTMEPAQTPAEIRETLEGTQKGGVKNSIRNCLTVFQRDPLFRGALRLNLLTEQIDIVKPLGWERTSTTLTDMDMNYLLLYLEENYGLTSEKKVQSAIKIVANENRYHPVRDYLNSLQWDGTERIRYALHHFLGADTDEYTYEALKLFLMGAIRRVFRPGSKFEVMLCLVGGQGAGKSTFFRLLAGRDEWFSDDLKKLDDENVYRKLQGHWIIEMSEMIATANAKSIEEIKSFLSRQKETYKVPYETHPADRLRQCVFGGTTNRQDFLPRDRTGNRRFLPVTVYPERAEVHILDDEAAARAYIEQMWAEAMTVYRSGKYKLSFSMEMNRYLNAHQQDFMQEDTQAGMIYAYLEDYTGDRVCSKQLYEEALGNLNSPADWETRAICEIMNTGIAGGIIQGWVAYKSPKRYKKYGSQKGWERVNQAPPEGDGFQEITEEEARQMELPF
- a CDS encoding XRE family transcriptional regulator codes for the protein MPDISILVDIADYYDISIPEIISGERKSEMMNEEERKIAKTMSDYATTEKEKIFKEMKLQSVMGVCALVLYWILHETGAYMYNDVLGKLAGYCETLVSVSVIMMAAFTTGSLSKVRSKSRKVFVFENFPKPMQLVVTAVVAFGGAAVLKLVLVHFFGL
- the mobQ gene encoding MobQ family relaxase; its protein translation is MALYHFSIAQIKRSAGQSAIASAAYRAGERLYSSYYGEVSDYTKKGGVIASEIMLPPHAPEIYLDRATLWNAVENCEKHPKAQLAYSFDIAMQNELTLEENMELARKFVQEQFVTKGMIADLAFHSPEKEDGGIPNPHFHVMTTMRPLNPDGTWGQKQRREYLLDEDGNRIRDKNGDYMFNAVHTTDWHEPETLEHWREQWAAAVNTKFEEKGLDVRIDHRSYVRQGLDLIPTVHEGANVRQMEAKGIRTEKGELNRWIKATNRLMQDVRKKIKALFVWMAEVKEELSKPQTPSLADLLIAYYNQRNAGAWSNKARTGNLKQFAEAVNYLTENKLLTLEDLQERLSSVNEEFEALSDSMKKKSARIKELQELIREGENYQRLKPVHTELNNIKFKKQREKFETSHDAELRLFYAARRILKEKLDGKPIALKAWKQEYAQLKTEYAELSPQHKPLREEVIRLRQVQNAVDTALRRREQPQAVQRKKHEMEL
- a CDS encoding DUF3847 domain-containing protein; the protein is MEKSLEQLKQEYEKTTVLLEQEKRKMQRLKNRQAYLESGSRKQRTHRLITRGAAIESIAPQTKELSEAEFYSLMESILNLPQAEHFIRSATENHARISGQEKGGD
- a CDS encoding recombinase family protein, whose protein sequence is MKQPYNTTIYNTALYLRLSRDDELQGESGSIQTQRMMLRQYAAEHGLTVVDEYIDDGWSGTNFERPSFQRMIDDIEDGKINCVVTKDLSRLGRNYILTGQYTEIYFPSKGVRYIAINDNVDTINGESELAPFLNILNEMHARQTSKKVKAAMHTRFANGAHYGAYAPLGYVKDPDKKGHLLIDPETRWIVEKIFDLAVHGRGAASITRILVEEKVPTPGWLNYERYGTFANIYAGAPAEKAYAWTIAQVKSILKEETYIGHSIHNKQSNISFKNKKKVRKPQEEWYRVENTHEAIISEEVFQKVQELIASRRRKRRNGTTQIFAGLIKCADCGWSLAYGENKQNKNPYGYYHCSKNGQGLRQCSMHYIRYDVLYAYVLARLQYWSMLAQKDEDKLLKRLLNASDRERNSAKKKQAAELKKAEKRKAEVDGLFAKMYEDWSAGRITEYNFNMLSEKYQNEQKELETKIRQLHETMEAAVQTAADAEKWIALMKQYVNPVELTAELLNTLIEKITVHEAVKGEDGSREQEVEIYYRFIGKID
- a CDS encoding RNA-guided endonuclease TnpB family protein: MNRAVKIRIYPNKEQRVQIEQTIGCSRFIYNQMLADKISYYQKEKKMLRNTPAGYKKEYPWLKEVDSLALANAQLHLESAFRKFFREPACGFPRYKSKKHVRNSYTTNALNGNILLQDTHLKLPKMSVIRIKLHRQIPSDWKLKSVTVSREPSGKYFASLLFCCEDQTVEKRPAERFLGIDFAMQGMCVFSTGERAGYPMFYRKAEKKLAREQRKLSHCEKESRNYQKQKKRAALCHEKIKNQRKDFQHKLSRELAERYDAVCVEDLNLKGMSGGLHLGKGVQDNGYGQFLFMLGYKLEECGKHLIKVDRYFASSKICSVCGHKKKELALSDRMYVCECGNRMDRYVNAAVNIREEGKRIYKECA
- a CDS encoding helix-turn-helix domain-containing protein; the protein is MNDKKRLNSYEDLPLVLDVADIQRIMGISRASAYELVHTPGFPAFRRGRLIKVSKIAFFEWMAKGSETVPGSDK